A genomic window from Eriocheir sinensis breed Jianghai 21 chromosome 9, ASM2467909v1, whole genome shotgun sequence includes:
- the LOC126996286 gene encoding uncharacterized protein LOC126996286 — protein MIEVLLECVLTLPAPPASQSLISDTWKPGLALNEHIQHFEPVFYSPALLLQHHHRAKRDASHHLHLDFTAHNRLFKLRLRRDVSLFADDVVFESTSGPVDFDLNKVYSGWLEDDDLAEVAGVVTKEGLFDGHVSTPSELYYLEPASKYLPDAEFHSVMYKASDVVHPTAAGCASQQLHLRGRVHTPWAAPKPPPGDAGVFEAVPPPVGPASAPRRASSPSSHSSISSSVAGGGALPTPQAVNPRAPPPTSPPARQPQQQHHRRPNPLSQSPSKKHIFYKKSPSFVQQFKKGAREAPAGAQSPAATHTPAPNHNGSAPPAAHLHHPASHLDFQLVYEPTRSGALPAPTAPGNYTRRRPVARRPPAELPDESAPWPRRGPRRKRSGVDPHKTTCMLYLQADHLFYEKIGSEEACIETMTRHVQRVNNIYRVTDFDLDDDEDKIGFMIKRIKVHTTEALNDSAYRFPGNYGVEKFLELFSEEDYDAFCLAYMFTYRDFEGGTLGLAWTGDLKNAGGVCEKNGHYRGSLKSLNTGIVTLLNYGKHVPPAVSHVTLAHEIGHNFGSPHDPESDTRCTPGGEDGNYIMFARATSGDKRNNNKFSPCSLRQINSVLNSKARDSKGCFTEPQKAICGNGVVEIGEECDCGWEEDCDEPCCFPMKNNPKKYQTPCTLRPNKVCSPSQGPCCTHNCQMKKGDKCRDDNGCRDSSFCNGRGPECPPSTNKPNKTICNKEFVCYKGECSGSICLAYGLESCQCERHPGDPITKSCELCCKLPGENSPCMSSFEWNKPPYDIPDMYAKAGTPCNNYKGYCDVFKKCREVDPSGPLATLRGLLLSDESLANLQRWILQHWYAVLFVVLAVMVLLVAIVKVFGKTPETVRLKNRTIQHKNSGALQYSVTATPGGATSNGTTANGTTANGATANGTAEGVTNHVVHPTVVRTNLPFKRKVNEVRRAATKAKRVAKSQLSRPHKKPSRRPDGAVTSPTDSEKSGPGAVDGATGGGEARVKGRLSSRFSIISFKAFRPKSLSPDKHKGKSPDKRKSKSSNDKKSKSKPSKNHHRSRSPDKKRRAEAQDKTRKSRSPNKRSSLEDERRKSRNRSVSPDKARRTSSPDKQRQKVRSPDKHHKLGEGNWLINKFLADEEKTAKPIVNGSLMGSLNGSLSSVNAVLGGTNSSPQMSGVRNGSTRGLLAGDSNRASPMRGFVNEAFISSPRGARTHSSLRVTKSVSPEGLDCDFGASKYRRSISMEAYNRPPASPDKRKRSVLDEGLSPDKRRRFSSPEKTPRQASSPIKERRLTCPERPRRTTLVAERRLSSTSPPSSKTNSYSSVPERLREKLSLITASPSGSVASILPPSESADTVSVHSSTHSCHSGQSQPKEWV, from the exons GCTCTTCAAACTGCGGCTGCGGCGGGACGTCTCCCTCTTCGCCGACGATGTCGTGTTCGAATCCACGTCCGGACCTGTTGACTTTGACCTTAACAAAGTGTACAGTGGCTGGCTGGAAG ACGATGACTTGGCGGAGGTGGCGGGCGTGGTGACCAAGGAGGGGCTGTTCGACGGCCATGTGTCGACGCCCTCGGAGCTCTACTACCTGGAGCCGGCCAGCAAGTACCTGCCGGACGCCGAGTTCCACTCCGTCATGTACAAGGCCTCGGACGTGGTGCACCCGACGGCGGCAGGCTGCGCCTCGCAGCAGCTGCACCTGCGGGGCCGCGTCCACACCCCGTGGGCCGCCCCCAAGCCGCCCCCCGGGGACGCCGGGGTGTTCGAGGCCGTGCCGCCCCCTGTGGGCCCCGCCTCTGCACCCCGCCGGGCCTCGTcgccttcctctcattcttccatttcgTCCAGCGTGGCCGGGGGCGGCGCCCTCCCCACACCCCAGGCTGTGAACCCCCGCGCCCCCCCGCCTACCTCGCCCCCCGCCCGCCAGcctcagcagcagcaccaccgccGCCCTAACCCTCTTAGTCAGTCACCCTCAAagaaacatattttttataagaaatcgcCGTCTTTTGTACAGCAGTTTAAAAAGGGGGCGAGGGAGGCCCCCGCAGGTGCTCAGTCCCCCGCCGCCACCCACACCCCCGCCCCCAACCACAACGGCTCCGCCCCCCCCGccgcccacctccaccaccccgccAGCCACCTGGACTTCCAGCTGGTATACGAACCGACGCGGAGCGGCGCGCTCCCCGCCCCCACTGCCCCCGGGAACTACACCCGTCGCAGGCCAGTGGCGAGGAGGCCGCCCGCCGAGCTTCCAGACGAGTCCGCGCCCTGGCCCAGGAGAGGCCCCAGGAGGAAAAG GTCCGGCGTCGACCCCCACAAGACCACGTGCATGCTGTACCTGCAGGCCGACCACCTCTTCTACGAGAAAATCGGCTCCGAAGAGGCGTGCATCGAGACTATGACGAGGCACGTGCAGCGCGTCAACAACATCTACCGCGTCAcag ACTTCGATCTCGATGACGACGAAGACAAGATCGGGTTCATGATCAAGCGCATCAAAGTCCACACGACGGAGGCGCTGAATGACTCCGCCTACCGCTTCCCCGGCAACTACGGCGTCGAGAAGTTCCTGGAGCTCTTCTCTGAGGAGGACTACGACGCCTTCTGCCTCGCCTACATGTTCACCTACAG GGACTTTGAAGGCGGGACTCTTGGCTTGGCATGGACAGGGGACCTCAAGAATGCTGGAGGAGTGTGTGAGAAGAATGGACACTACAGAGGGAGCCTGAAG AGCCTCAACACAGGGATCGTAACACTCCTCAACTATGGGAAACATGTGCCTCCTGCCGTCAGCCACGTCACCCTTGCCCACGAAATTGGTCACAACTTTGGCAGCCCGCATGACCCTGAGTCCGACACGCGCTGCACTCCTGGTGGCGAGGACGGCAACTACATCATGTTTGCAAG GGCCACATCTGGGGacaagaggaacaacaacaagtTCTCCCCGTGCTCCCTACGACAGATCAACAGTGTCCTCAACTCCAAGGCCCGGGACTCCAAGGGCTGCTTCACTGAGCCTCAGAAAGCCATATGTGGCAATGGTGTGGTGGAGATAGGGGAAGAATGTGACTGTGGCTGGGAGGAGGACTGTGATGAACCATGCTGCTTCCCCATGAAGAACAACCCCAAGAAGTACCAGACGCCCTGCACGCTGCGCCCCAACAAGGTCTGCTCTCCATCACAG GGGCCGTGCTGCACTCACAACTGCCAGATGAAGAAAGGTGACAAGTGCCGGGATGACAATGGGTGTCGGGACTCATCCTTCTGCAATGGGAGGGGGCCAGAGTGTCCCCCATCCACCAACAAGCCAAACAAG ACAATTTGCAACAAGGAGTTTGTGTGCTACAAGGGTGAGTGCAGTGGCTCCATCTGCCTGGCATATGGCCTTGAGTCTTGCCAGTGTGAGAGGCACCCAGGCGACCCAATCACCAAGTCTTGCGAACTTTGCTGCAAACTGCCAGGAGAGAATAGTCCATGCAT GTCTTCCTTTGAGTGGAACAAGCCTCCCTACGACATCCCAGACATGTACGCCAAGGCCGGCACTCCCTGCAACAACTACAAGGGTTACTGTGATGTGTTCAAGAAGTGCAGAGAG GTGGATCCGTCGGGCCCTCTGGCAACACTGCGAGGGCTGCTGCTGAGCGACGAGTCTCTGGCCAACCTGCAGCGATGGATTTTGCAGCACTGGTATGCCGTCCTCTTCGTGGTGCTCGCTGTCATGGTGCTCCTG gtGGCCATTGTGAAGGTGTTCGGGAAGACACCCGAGACTGTCAGGCTTAAGAATCGCACCATCCAACACAAGAACTCTGGGGCACTGCAGTATTCTGTTACTGCCACGCCTGGTGGTGCCACCTCCAATGGAACCACAGCCAATGGCACCACAGCTAACGGTGCCACAGCTAACGGCACAGCAGAGGGAGTGACCAACCATGTAGTGCACCCAACGGTGGTGCGGACCAACCTGCCATTCAAGAGGAAAGTGAACGAGGTGCGTCGAGCTGCCACCAAGGCCAAGCGGGTGGCCAAGAGCCAGCTGAGTCGGCCACACAAAAAGCCAAGTCGTCGTCCTGATGGTGCTGTGACGTCCCCAACTGATTCAGAGAAGAGTGGCCCAGGGGCAGTGGATGGGGCCACTGGGGGTGGGGAGGCCAGGGTCAAGGGCAGACTTTCCAGCAGGTTCTCCATCATTAGTTTCAAGGCCTTCCGCCCCAAGTCCCTCAGTCCAGACAAACACAAGGGCAAGAGTCCTGacaaaaggaaatcaaagagcaGCAATGATAAAAAGTCCAAATCAAAACCAAGCAAGAATCACCATCGCAGTCGCAGCCCAGACAAGAAGCGAAGAGCAGAGGCACAGGACAAAACTCGGAAATCCCGCAGCCCTAACAAGCGCTCCAGTCTGGAGGATGAACGCAGGAAATCCAGGAATCGCTCGGTGAGTCCTGACAAAGCACGCAGAACTTCCAGTCCAGACAAACAGCGGCAGAAAGTGAGGAGTCCTGATAAGCACCACAAGCTGGGTGAAGGCAACTGGCTAATAAATAAGTTCTTGGCTGATGAAGAGAAGACAGCCAAGCCCATTGTCAATGGGTCTTTGATGGGCTCCCTCAATGGCTCCCTCAGCTCGGTGAATGCAGTGCTGGGTGGGACCAACAGCAGTCCGCAGATGAGTGGAGTGAGGAATGGCTCCACCCGGGGACTGCTTGCTGGGGACAGCAACAGAGCCAGTCCCATGCGAGGCTTTGTCAACGAGGCCTTCATCAGCTCTCCAAGGGGAGCACGTACTCACAGCTCTCTCAGGGTCACCAAATCTGTTAGTCCAGAGGGGCTGGACTGTGACTTTGGGGCAAGTAAGTATCGCAGGTCCATCAGCATGGAGGCGTACAACCGACCGCCAGCCAGCCCGGACAAGAGGAAGCGCTCAGTGCTGGATGAAGGGCTCAGTCCCGACAAGAGGAGACGCTTCAGCAGTCCTGAAAAGACCCCAAGGCAGGCAAGCAGTCCCATTAAAGAGAGGCGCCTCACCTGCCCCGAGAGGCCCCGCCGCACCACACTCGTGGCAGAGCGGagactctcctccacctctcctccatcatCCAAGACGAACTCATACTCGTCAGTGCCCGAGCGTCTCCGGGAGAAGCTCTCACTCATCACTGCCAGTCCCTCGGGCAGCGttgcctccatcctccctccgTCAGAGTCAGCAGACACTGTCAGTGTCCACTCGTCCACACACTCCTGTCACTCCGGCCAGAGTCAGCCCAAGGAATGGGTGTGA